In the Gossypium arboreum isolate Shixiya-1 chromosome 10, ASM2569848v2, whole genome shotgun sequence genome, one interval contains:
- the LOC108489692 gene encoding uncharacterized protein LOC108489692 has protein sequence MDHGRHHSSGHESHGVHLCHKCGWPFPNPHPSAKHRRAHKKICGTIEGFKLVPSAEQITRTNGSDDEPVPYDDHKNPNAAMEFQDGRFGVGRQDSLDNVGKPDTVAEKDLPATISLKHLEDSEIVQPPQNSAESSQNENPFTKSMLFVSNGTLEHQDVGLSYSKDSEDRTASASGVVPIEAETLKGVPEESREVDPAASAAECSVEQPTNTNGNEEGKLNENLLDGLILPSEQAAGEVSRTVPTSEKTLGLTLDIFQLNEDSSDRLASKTSMNETGEQEETGGNGNPGTGIERSVINIVTSNSEGITSVTESAENIVEPSVEVHDSVLQDKPDTALTNQLYEDIEIDASYMRVAKDSYELGGNHEATVKEVLFEGKAGLLQDHKWSDELSPVDAYTTENEKDQEVGSLQEQQPVYVADDLDPTGFSGSMINDLPEGKPLVVDADIEAGKLNNVVGEDVICIPDDNLGRIDDQTYVTTLSFESMNNSSPSHTNPASNLLEVDNSDDIGEKKTEKHDINVVESGDGIEDLIKANSTSESISTGNQSPDVIEEVNETKGPHLDMVSDREDEELELSMDYKIREGASEDLMSFAVDNNGGGNGSERTSIDQSKKELMHSLSYSNPTSQNSGAVDDNHTRESGLDAFGTSTVILQGEADIGPIKPQPDTTIGDVSIGSSSHTDSLEAHWGSISVLSTQSDAFSEAEKTKKSKAVSKQHFDTSDEFEPPSFMTLVEPGGSNEKSTFSEIQAAQTAENTRTMPLQAGWFPSVIHGANESLGRKKNEEIIKKVTKWNAKQHTPLKNLLSEPNSETKPMSPNSKQSATPVVGQNYDKVGEDNEDMGGKVSSTAGPETPVAEPTNIEVEKEWSSPARFPAEIKREKRRVKGRPLWFQFVCCSSIN, from the exons ATGCTGCAATGGAGTTTCAAGATGGTAGATTTGGTGTTGGAAGGCAGGACAGTTTGGATAATGTTGGCAAACCAGACACGGTTGCCGAAAAGGATCTTCCTGCTACTATTTCTTTAAAACATTTAGAAGATTCTG AAATTGTGCAACCACCACAGAATTCAGCTGAAAGTAGCCAAAACGAAAATCCTTTTACGAAAAGCATGCTTTTTGTGTCAAATGGCACACTAGAGCACCAAGATGTTGGCTTGAGCTACAGTAAGGATTCCGAGGATAGAACTGCTTCTGCTAGTGGTGTTGTTCCAATCGAAGCGGAAACACTAAAAGGTGTCCCCGAAGAGAGCAGGGAAGTTGATCCTGCTGCTAGTGCTGCAGAATGCTCTGTTGAGCAGCCAACTAATACAAATGGAAATGAAGAAGGCAAGTTAAATGAAAACCTCTTGGATGGCTTGATTCTTCCAAGTGAACAAGCTGCTGGTGAAGTATCAAGAACAGTGCCTACTTCGGAAAAGACATTAGGTTTAACTTTAGATATTTTTCAGTTGAATGAAGATTCCAGTGATAGGTTGGCTTCCAAGACATCCATGAACGAAACTGGTGAGCAAGAAGAGACTGGTGGTAATGGAAACCCAGGAACGGGTATAGAAAGAAGTGTAATAAATATTGTGACATCGAACAGTGAGGGTATAACTTCAGTGACTGAATCGGCTGAAAATATTGTTGAACCATCAGTAGAAGTCCACGACTCTGTTTTACAGGACAAACCTGATACTGCTCTGACAAATCAGCTGTATGAAGACATTGAGATAGATGCTTCGTATATGCGTGTTGCCAAAGACAGCTATGAACTTGGCGGAAACCATGAGGCTACTGTTAAAGAAGTGCTTTTTGAGGGGAAAGCTGGTTTGCTTCAAGACCATAAATGGTCTGATGAACTGTCTCCTGTTGATGCCTATACAACTGAGAATGAGAAGGACCAGGAAGTTGGCTCTCTCCAAGAACAACAGCCTGTTTATGTTGCTGATGATTTAGATCCGACAGGTTTCTCAGGAAGCATGATAAATGATTTACCTGAGGGGAAACCATTGGTTGTGGATGCTGATATTGAGGCTGGAAAGTTAAATAATGTAGTTGGCGAGGATGTTATCTGTATTCCCGATGATAATCTTGGAAGAATTGATGATCAAACTTATGTGACAACCTTATCATTCGAATCTATGAATAATTCTTCTCCATCTCATACTAATCCAGCATCCAATTTGCTTGAAGTTGACAATTCTGATGATATTGGTGAAAAGAAAACCGAAAAACATGATATCAATGTAGTTGAAAGTGGTGACGGAATAGAGGATTTGATAAAGGCCAACTCTACATCTGAATCCATTAGCACTGGTAATCAATCCCCAGATGTCATAGAGGAAGTGAACGAGACTAAAGGCCCACACTTGGATATGGTTTCAGACAGGGAAGATGAAGAACTCGAACTAAGTATGGATTATAAGATACGAGAGGGTGCTAGTGAAGATCTTATGTCTTTTGCAGTAGACAACAATGGAGGAGGAAATGGGTCTGAGAGAACTTCAATAGACCAATCGAAGAAAGAGTTGATGcattctctttcatattccaaCCCTACCAGTCAAAATTCTGGTGCTGTTGATGATAACCATACCAGAGAGTCTGGACTAGATGCATTCGGGACTAGTACGGTAATTTTGCAAGGAGAGGCTGATATTGGTCCTATTAAACCTCAACCTGATACAACTATAGGTGATGTTTCAATTGGATCCAGTAGTCATACTGATAGTTTGGAAGCTCACTGGGGATCTATATCAG TTCTTTCAACCCAATCGGATGCCTTTTCCGAGGCAGAGAAAACCAAGAAGTCAAAAGCTGTATCTAAGCAACATTTTGATACGTCCGATGAATTTGAGCCACCATCTTTCATGACACTGGTTGAGCCTGGAGGTAGCAACGAAAAATCCACTTTTTCTGAAATTCAGGCAGCACAAACTGCTGAAAACACTCGAACGATGCCTTTGCAAGCTGGCTGGTTTCCTTCTGTTATTCATGGTGCAAATGAGTCTCTGGGAAGAAAGAAGAACGAAGAGATCATAAAAAAAGTAACCAAATGGAATGCAAAGCAACACACTCCATTGAAGAACTTACTTTCTGAACCCAACAGTGAAACAAAACCGATGTCCCCGAATTCAAAACAAAGCGCCACACCAGTTGTGGGTCAAAATTATGATAAAGTAGGTGAAGATAATGAAGATATGGGAGGTAAAGTTAGCTCAACTGCGGGCCCTGAAACACCAGTAGCTGAGCCAACTAACATTGAAGTAGAGAAAGAATGGAGTTCGCCGGCAAGGTTCCCGGCCGAGATTAAGCGAGAGAAAAGGAGAGTAAAAGGTAGGCCATTGTGGTTTCAATTTGTATGCTGCTCATCTATAAATTAG